In Manis javanica isolate MJ-LG chromosome X, MJ_LKY, whole genome shotgun sequence, the DNA window CATGATagaaacatttatgtaaaatgcCCAAGAATGTACAGCCAGTGAGAGTCACGGTAGGGCTTAAGCCCAAATCTGTTTCTCTGCCAACTGCAAGCTTGTCCTACCTCACCAAATCTTTTTAAAACCATGATTTTCTAGCTGATGTGAGCAGGATATTTATACCACTGTCACTCACATCTCTGAAAGTGCCCTCTCCCTAGAAATGTCCTCGGCTCGTTTGCAGAGTTGAGTCCTTCCTGGGAGATCCAAAACTACACAGAGCTATGTCCAGTAGAGCAGGTCACTGGTATGAGGGATACCTAGTAATGCCAGTGAGAAGAGACCatgagctccacccagtgctgcaCCAAATACAGGAACACTGAACTCGAAAAGCGTATCTCAGAGCTGTACCTTTAAAGTGGATATAGTTAACCAGGACCATGATGGTATCCGATTTGAGATCTTGGATGATGCCCACAACTTTCCCCTTGGTTTGCTTCTCCACATGACTGTTGATCTCCTGCTGGGCTATAGAAACATTGGAGAAGTCGGTAGAAAAGACTTCAGTCTCATAGAGGCTATTGACATCATTCAAGAACTTTGCCAGTGGTTTCAGCTGCTTCCCAATGAAGAGAGCATTTCCCATCTGTAACTCTAGCTCTTCCTTTGGAAAATTCAGTGAACAGATCAGGTGCTGGAAGCCCTGTTCGATCTCTGTCACTGGAGTGTCTGTGAGGTTGAACCCCAAGCTTTCCAGGATTTGAGTTTGGGTGCTGGAGCGGGCCCCAAGGGAAAGCATGGCCAAAGCTGCAGAAATGCTCACAGGGGATAAGAAGATGTTCCGGTCTGGGGTCTCCACAGTGAACCTCCGGTACAGGTTGAATGCAAAGTCAGCATTGATGGATGACATCGTATAAAGAGTGCCGTTTTGTTGGGGGGAATGGCAGGTAGTTACTTTGCCTTCAGAGCTGTTAGGTGGTGCACAATGCAGCCCAAGCAGCAAGAGAGCCACATAGAGAAACAGTGGCATTTTGGAAGGAAGGTAATCTATAAGACATGAAGTGAGAGAACCATTGGGGCATCTTAGCTGGATGAAAACTCTGAGCCAGAACATGTAATAACCCCCCATCGTGATTagcaaacaatagaaaatatttaagggTGTACTCACCGGGGGCCGTGTGGAAGCTGCTCTCCTCTGAAAAACGAATGACACATTTAACAGGAGCAAGGAGTAGGAGAGGTGGCTTTCTGGGGCCACAGAAATACTGGCGTGGACTGTCATTTAGATGTAATACTGGCATATGAAAACTCAGTAAATTAAATTTatggaaattgaattttatttgagCCAGAGGCAGCCTTTTGGAGAGTGAGGAATCCTTAAAGAAAACTAGCACTCTTgctgaattttttgttttagatttgagttttgagttttttttaatttggcatttTTCTTAAGATAAAATCTGTAAGAGATGAGACTAGAAAGTACCTATACTTTTCTTTGGGTAAGAGATAGAGATAATTTTCATAAGATATGCTTAGTTGGAATGGAAGGGTGGTGGTTTATGGAACAATGTACACGTTCAAGAGCTGAAATTCATGCATTCATGCAAAACATGGAAGCCACAGGAGTATTGCAAAACAACAGGAAGATGAAAGTATAACTTTTTTGCATTTCAGATCTATCAGTATCATCTAAATAGTCATTTCTAAATTGCAGGACATCTTAACACTATTATGCTTACTCTCACTCATGTTATTTTTTTGATTATTAGAGCAGGAGCCAGAAAATATGATGAGGGATTCTCTGAGCCTGGAAGAGTGtgtggctgtggagaaagggaaattagCTGTAATGTCCATGACTGatcagaaggaagaaacacagggaGTCAGAGCAGGACTCCTTCCTCAGCCCTCCATTTTCTTCCTGAGTGATCTCATGCTGTCCCAAGAACTCAGTTGCCACCAAACAAAACCGCACATTGTAGTCCAGATTTCTTTTCTGCATTCCCAGCCATTTGTCCAGCTTCTTACTGGATAAATCCACCAGAATGTTCTACACGTATGTCAGTTCCAATTTGGAAATGGCAAAGTTTCCAAAAGCAAAGACATCATCTCCCTAGCCCTCAAGCTTTACGCTTCATCTTCGTTCCACATCGCTATCTACTGAGATTCCCAGGTCAGAAACCTGGGAGTAATCCCAGGGGCTTCCTTCATTCTCTTTCACCACATCTAATGAGTCATGGTGCTGCCCTGTGAGTACTACCTTCTAAATACTTTTCAAAACTTCTCCTTTCTGCTGCCACTGCCACAGTTCATGACCTGAGCTACTTCACCAGCTGCTAGCAGGTTGCACTGCTTCCTATTTCTCCCACCTCACCTCACTGCTTCTATCACTCCATCCAATCTCCAATTTTTTACCAGAATCCTCTGGCTGTAAGTCACAGAGTCTGGTAGAAGGTCAGTTATCAGATGACCACACTTAGACCTTGGCCTTTGGAGCCAGGAATTTGGAGCACATGGTTTTATGGAATTCTGGCTTACTGATAAATAAGTTCAAAGTtcccaaggagaaaaaaagtacttACAGCATGTGCTGAAGAAGCCACTTGCATCTCTCAGAAAGCAAAATCTCTCCATCTTTATAACATACCCTGTATTGCAAAAGTAGAGCACTCTTAGTTACTCATTAACCCTTGAATTAACCCTGGGATATTTTCAAAGCCAATGTATGAAACCAAggccaaaaggaacaaaataaaaaatgataaacatggaACTTTGAGTGATTGCTTTGGCTGTAGGATCCTGCATCTATAGCACAAGAGAAAGAGGACTGTCAGAGTTGGTGGTATCCAGGGTCATACCAGGACATGTGTCCTTTCAGCAAGCAAGATGAGGCCCATGGGTGAAAATGCCAAGAGGCAGCAGGATGAACACTATTCTATTCACCAGGGACAAACAGTGTTGGGCTAGGCAGCCTCTTGAGGGAAGGTGGCATACTGACAGAGACTGGGTGAGCCTCTCTAATAGGTGCTGTAGAAATCATGTACTCATTGGCTTGGAGGAGATGATGTCAGAGGTAGCTtctcattttggacttctgatgCTGCACACATTTATGCCTGCTCAAGGGAAAAGCAGTCCTGTCCTCGGGTCACTTAAATCCCCTGTGTCATTTCCGAGGCCTCAGGACTCCCAAGCAGGATTCAGGAAGTAACCACAGACATTGGAATCGAAGATTTCACTATCCAGTATTCACTGTGTACCGAACTGTGTGCTGCCAAGAAGCAGTGGGAGCAAAGAGCACCGGACTTAACGAGACGCGCATTCAACCTTGCCCCTGCCAGTTTCTAGCTCTAGTAGTAGTAGTAAGCAGCAACTCCTGGTTATTGGGCATTTACCATGTGCAAGGACTGATATGAAACATGTAATTTCAGATACTGACTGCTTCAGGACTACATTAAGGATGTGTATATGCTGAGTAAGGGTTGGGGGCTGGGGAAACAGAGGCAAGGTTCAGATAAACCTAGACTACAGCCAGGTTAAACAATGCAGACTTCGTACAGCATTAGAATCCCACTGGGGGATTTTGGCAACGCAGTGACTAGACAGAGGGTGATTTTGCTGTGACATTGTTTCTTCTCAACCAAACATAGACAAAGCTTCTATTATGTGAAAAGTACCACACTCAACACTGGGGTTTCAGACGTGAGTGCTCAATATCAGTCCTGGATCCACAGGATCTTTCTAACTACCTGGTACCCACTGCCCAAACTGAACAGGAAAGGACACATCTCACACATGAGACAGTCACTGGTGCGTGTGTCTCACCGTAAGGCAGCAGAAAACTCAGGTCTACTGACGCTGAGGCCAGTCCGGGCTCACTGCAGGTTCCAACACACAGTCTGCTCTCTTGGCTATAGATAGTTGCTGTTGAAGAAACAGGCAGACTCTGTAAAGAGACCTTCCGAACCTGTGCCCTCTGGTGGCATAGTCAGACAATGGCACAGCTTTTTTTCTGCTGCATCTAATTCAGCTGAGCTTTGCCTGTATGTCCAAACTGCAGGGTCTGGCACTGACTTGTGAGAGAAGTGGCCTCCCCCCCGTAGACTCCCCTGTTCTGTGCGCTGGAGTCCTGTGCTCCTGTCAGGTCTTTGCTATGTGGTAACTGTATAAttggagcaagttacttaatatccctgaacctcagtttcctcatttctgtaGGGCCCACATCGTATGGTTATTGGGAGTGCCAAGTGAAATTTAGAGGTGGTGTCTGAAGCTCCTACATAAGGCATGAAGCCAGGATCCAGCAATTGTTAATTCTCTTCCTTTCATCCAATACCTTGATTCTCTTACCCACCCCTAGTCTCCACAGTCTCTGCACTCTGCCTCCCCCACATTCCCAACTACTATTTAGTTCTGCTTTTCTAGAAATGCATTCTTCCTACGGTGAAATTGATTGGCTGCTAATGTATAAAATCtcctttaaaacaataaattcaGTCTTGTGTGAAGGTGCTGGGGCCATTACATTGAATACAGAATCCCTAAGAAATGTAcccatattaattaatttaatcagaTCTAAAATTAAGTATCTCCTCTTTGGATGAACATCATCATAATCCATTCCCACGCAAATTCTTTAGAATTTTGCTTTAGAAATTCTACAGTTCAAAGTTCCACAGTTGCAAGAAGTTCTTTTAAGCTATAAACATTTTCCTGCTACTTTTGAATTGATATTTGATCCTTCACCCCAGTTTGGAGTAATTGATGGTATCTTACTCTAGTTACAGGTCTGGAAACAttatgggtgtgaggtggtagcaTTAGGAAAATTAGCTTCTTCTTGTAATTTAAGTTTCCCAAGCAAGGGAATTATTGAGTATTTGAGCAAAAGAGAAACAATCTTACTGGACAAAGAACTTTCTGTCAGCAAGGGGAGGCTCAGCAGACATTTTGGGCTTGAAGTTCTTTtaattctctcaattttcttaTTCTGGAGTTcacatgttttttatttcagtgacCAAATTGGACAGAAGTGACCTGTCCATGCTAGGAAATCAATTGATTCTGTAATTTGGTAATTCACAGGCTCAGGTGCTGACTACAGGATTTGGCTAACTAGCCCTCTGGCTGCATTAGATAGGAAATTCTATCTGCATATAGACTGGCTTCCGTATTTTATTGGAGCACTTCAGCCAGGAAGTTAGGGATTTGAGCATATGGGTTTTTTTCTTAAGCTTTCCAGCGCCATCAAAAGCTTTCACCTCACTCCACTATATTTGAATTTCTTACAACCTTCAGATATTTCTAAGGCAGCAGTGACATCCTCAAAAGCCAGGCCTTCAAAAGGCTCAGTATTTCAGAGGGCCACTTAATTAGctgctttgtattttatttcatttcatattccCCTTCTATGGTATAAATTGGGGTCACAACCGCCTTTACCCTTACCAAACCAGATAATAAAGTTCAAAGCTCCataatttccttaaattttattGCATGAAACCTAATTCCTCATAGCAATGTCTATATTAGTCAGAGTTCATGGATCTAAACTACAGTAACTGCAATTGGATAACCATAAGCGAAAAGGCATTTACTGGAGGATATGACTGCATAAAATGCCAAAGAATCTTGCTCATTTTGCATTGAAGGAGATGTGGTGGCACACTTAATGAATCTACCATGGTTAATGGCTTATCTGGATGTCCATTGAAGTGACATGATCATAAAACAGGTGATAAATGGGAAAGAAGCACGTGTGTAGACCTCTGCAAATGGGAACACGATGCAAAGGTATTTGTGTCCTATTTGAATGCTCACCAAAGAGCAACATTAGCAGAGAAAAAGTTTAACAATCAGGCGAATAAGATTATTAATTCTGTGGATGCCAGTTTGCATTTTTCCCCAAACACCCCTATTTTAGCTGAATGGGTTCTTGAAGAAAGTGGCCATGCCAGCTGGGATGGAGGTCATCCATCGGCTCAGAAATACAGACCACCAACCACTTAACATGGCTAATGTGGATACGGCTACATCAGATATCAACACAATATGGCCCCAATTCTCAGGGGGACTAGCAAACTACCTGGATTTCACTTGATTGTGTTGGGTCACTTCTGTCATAGAATGGGCATTGTTGTGTTCTCACAGGAATAGACACTGATTTTGAATATAGGTTCAGCTTTGTATTCCTTGCCTGAAATGCTTCTGCTAAAACTACTATCTAAAGAATTATGAACCACCATATTCATCACCATAGTATTCTACATAGCATCCCTTCTGACCAAAAAACTAATTTCACACCAAAAAAAATATGGCAATGGGCTAATACTCATGAAATTCACTGGACTGACCATGTTTCCCACCACCCTGAAGCAGCTGGCCTAACAGAGAGTGGAATGGCCTTGTGATGACTCAGTTCCAGAGCCAGCTAGATGACAACTTCTGAAAGGGCAGACAATGTCCTCCATGATGTGGTATATGGTCTAAATCAGCATCCAAAATATGGTGCTGCTTCTCCCATAGCCTGGATTCACAGGTTGGGAAATCAAGGAGTGAAAAAGTGTATGGACCCTCTCATTAGTCCCCTACTAATCCACTAGTACAATTCTTGCTTCCCGTCCCTATGAACTAGGCTCTCCTTGTCCAAATATCTTACTTCAAAATGGATGGACGCTCCCATCATGGGATGCAACAATGATTCCACTGAACTTGTAGTTGAGATTGCCACCATCAGTTACTTGTGATACTGAAGCAACAGGGAAAGAAGGGGGTTACAGTCATGGTTGGGATGAAAGATACTGACTAAGAGGGAATTTCACTATTACACAAAATGAGGGTTTGTAGTGTGAGAGTTTTCCAGGGATGTCTCTTAGTACTCCCATGTCCTGTGCCTAAAGTCGATGGAAATTTCAGCAATCCACACAAACAGGACCGCTAATGGCCCATTATGGCTAATGGCTCCAGGAATGAAGAACTGGCTCATTCCACCAGGCAAGGAATCTTGACCAGCTAAGGGGCTTGCTGAGGGCAATGGGAATATGGAATGGGTAGTGGAAGAAGACAGTTGAAGACACCAGTTATACCACCAGACCAATTGTAAAAGCTAGGACTGTAATAATCATGAGACTTTCTTCCCTATTTTGGTAGAAAAATATGTCTGTGTTTGTATTTACCGTTTTTCTTGtaccttccttttcctctcttctttcctatttACATCAGATGTGCTAATTGTGGTTAATTTTGATTTCCACGTACAAGTTACAAGATACCAAAGGGGACTGAGAGGAAGAATGAACATCACTCAAGACAGATAAATGGACTTTGTATCTTCTTTCATGAAGAGGGCTagcattttttcagttttacatgAGATAGTTGCATCATGATAGATGGAAGCATgactttgctctttttcttcaGGTAGAAGTGTGTATGGGTGCCAAGTTGACAAGGGCTAGACTCTGAAAGCTCTGTAATGTGTCAAGTCTAGCCAAGGCAAATCATGTTTCCCAGAAttctttcctttgcatttttCCAGTTAGGGTTGGCCACCATAAAATGTTACCTAAGATTTggaaagcagaaatgaaacaGTGACCATGATTGACTCTTGGAAGGATGATGAAGAAGGTCCAGAGCCCTGCTGTGGATCACTCACTTTTTTTGTGCATGTGGTACTTCCTCTCCTTGGCAATAGCTGTAGCCAGGCTCACAGCACCAATTGCTGGGGTCATAGTCCTCCAGCTTCTCTATTTCTGGGCCAGGTTTAAGAGGGACTTTGTGACAAGGGTTCCACTTCTCCTGCAGGTCATTCATGGTTTGAAACTAGACAAAGTCTTACATGGGTTCcaatgagagaaaggaaagatacATGTTTCATCTTGTTTGCATGTTTCAGTTCCCCCTGCATTTCCCTAATTCatattctttcctccttcctgaccACATGTCCTGTGAGTTGAGATCAGCACCAGATTCCCAAAAAACAGCTGAACCAAGCTTGTTTCACCAGTTGTTACCACAGAAGTACAAGGTGAAATCTGTACTAAAATTCCCTTCTTGCAGAAAGAGAGTCACAGATGCTCTGAGAGGACAAGGCCATTTGAAGGGGCAAAATGAAAACTATCCCAGCCACCGGGGGGGTCTGCTGCCTGTCTTTTGAAATCTGCCTTATATACCCTCCTCCACCTTTCCAGAGAAAAGCCCACCCTCTCTGACTTCTCCTGATTCTTTCAGCTATAGTTGGTAATCAATTATTGCATGGAAAAATACTTTAGTTGTATATCCACCTCACATTCAGCCTTTTCTCCCAGCTATATTTTAAGACTCTGTTTTCCTGGGAATGTGGCATCTTTTCCTCAGACCCAGCAATGTTCTTTTGTTCATGTTTCCAtgtttgttgaggtataactGATAAACAAAATTGTATGTATATAAGGTGTACAttgtacattgtgaaatgatcaccataatcaagttaattaacatatccatcacttcacatagaTGCTATCTTATGCTATCTTtgttttgtggtaagaacacttaagatttgctcttttaacaaatttcaagtatacaagtcAGTATTAATAACCATTACCATTCTGTacagtaaattcccagaagttaCTCATCCTAAAACTGAACATTTATATCCTTCGAGCAACATTTCCCCATTCTaccacccctcagcccctggaaAACCACCATTTTACTGTTTATAAGAGTTAGACTTCTTTATATTTCACATGTTAGTGAAAACATacagcattttttttcccttcctggcttatttcatttagtgtaataATGCCCTCTGGGTTTGTCCATGTTATcacaatggcaggattttcttcttttttatagctgaatagtatttcattatatatatatatatatatatatatatatatatatatatatatatatatatatacatacataccacattttctttatccattctcctgtcaACAAACAcctaggttgttttcatatcctTACTATTgtcaataatactgcaatgaacatgggagtctaaatatctctttgagatactgatttcccCAAGCTACTTAAAATTAAAGCCAACTCATCATTTTTAACAGTATCAGCCAGAGAATTTGTGATTAAACCTCATGTATCTGGGAAAAAATGGATTCCTCCAAAATCAAATTAAAGCGTTAATTCTATTCTGAAGGCCCAAGAGACTAATCAAAAGCTTTTCTCATACAATTCAAGAATGGGacaaagatattattgatataattTATACATGTATAACATATGAAACTGAAAAATTCTTTCATCCCTATTGCCTTATTTGATTCTCAGAACAACCTTATGAGGTAGCTTGGGTACCATTTCCCTAACTTGACAGGTGataaaacagaaaactaaaaatgatatGGAATACACCAGTGTCACATCAGGGAGCAACTGATGAAACCAAATGTAGACCCCAGATTGGGAGTATGACTCATTTTTGTTCTAGATATGAGGGAATTGGTTTAGAACTTTTCTACATTTCATTCTAGATTGAAGCCAATGATTTAAGACATCATGTTCTGTTCTTTTGTGGGACCagagcaaaattaaaaacattgaaatttgGTTGGAGTGATGAAAGGGATGTATCAGtaattgttttctgaaatgtgatatttattaaatcatttgTTATGCTTTGTTTTTTACAAAAAGCATTTTCAGAGTTAAAAAGTATCCTtttcagaagaatgaaattgttttatttctctataattttaagaattatttatgCTTGAGGTCTTGTCTTAGGAGGGCTGAATTCACAGGAAGTCTTAGACTAGTTACTGACAAACAATACCAGGAAGCCTGCTCTTTTCAATGTCTGTCATGGTTACCTTTAAAGAAATACCGtcttcctttattcattctttggAGGCTCAACATCAATTTGGCAATGTTCATCTAACTCCTGGTTTTAGCACTGCTTCAAACCTCTATTCTTATTGGATCAATTCCAACTTTGTATGCTTCATTTCAAAGTTTTAATAATGGCAAAAACTCCAAATTCTGTATCTCCCTCTTATGGGAGGTTTTTACCATTGCTGATATTTGATCAAtacaagttaaaaacaaaactggtCTCTACTGGCATAAGCTGTCCCCAGGTGAAAATTGCAGAGCAAATCATAGTTTGCACAATCCAAGACTTCGCCACACAGGTAGCTTCGCTGACAATGGTAAGTTAAGACAGGACTCAGAACTGCAAAGCTCTGAGGGAAGCTGGACATCTTGATCACTCATGGACCATGGGCAAGTCAATCATCGCCTCTCAGCAAATGAGCTTAGAGCTCGTGATGACGGCAGCGGCCCTTTGTTGACATTTCCAAGCTCCACCTCCTGTCGCAGGCCTGCCTTAACCTTTCCCACCTCGTTCCACCCCCTCAGACGCAGGCTCCCTCCCGTCTCCCCTGACCCTCCCCCATCACCCGTCCCTCCACTTCCTGTCTCAGACTCTAGTTCACAGACTGTGGTCCCGTCTGCGGCCATCCTCTCTGCCACGCCCTGCACCTCCCAGCAGGCCCCGCTCCCAACAACGCCCCCTCAGCGGAAGTCACCTCCTCAGCCGCCATCTTGAACAAGATTGTCACATCAGCCTGACAAGTGCTCTGCTTGAGGCACTGACTGGTACATGCCTCCTTCCATGTCTGCCCCAGAGAAGCGAGCCCCGGCCCCAGGTGGGAAAGGCAGAGAAGGCGGTGGGAAAGGCAGCGACCCCACACCCCTCGGGGTCCGGCTGTCACCTTCCAAAGGGATGGAAGAATTTGAGGGGCCCACGGCCCTCGTGGCTCCCCAGGAGCTCTCCCGAGCCCTTGCAAAGGCAGAAGATGAGCAGAACCCAGCAGAGAACCGGCCTGCAGAGCTGGTAGAACAGGAAGAGTGGTGGGAGGTTGAGGTCGACCACGATGAAGGTGACGATGACGAAGATGATGACGAATTCCTGGATGAGTCTGGGGACGAGACAGAGGATGAGTCCGAGTCTGAAGAGGACGACTATAATGAggatgaagagagagaagagtCGCAAGAGAACAGCCGAGAGGGTGCAGAAGTCCACGAAGGCATCCAAGTCCAAGAGACCCCCGAAGTCATCCCAGACACCCGTGAGTGCCCCATGGTACAGTTTCGGACCCTGTTCCAGAATGTGGTCTGTGCCTTTCTACGCTATATCCATTATAACGGTCATGTCCAGGGCCAGCCCCACTCAAGCCCTGTGGTGGTCAGGCACGGCTCCCAGGAGCCCGAGGACCC includes these proteins:
- the LOC140843007 gene encoding thyroxine-binding globulin isoform X3 is translated as MERFCFLRDASGFFSTCYYLPSKMPLFLYVALLLLGLHCAPPNSSEGKVTTCHSPQQNGTLYTMSSINADFAFNLYRRFTVETPDRNIFLSPVSISAALAMLSLGARSSTQTQILESLGFNLTDTPVTEIEQGFQHLICSLNFPKEELELQMGNALFIGKQLKPLAKFLNDVNSLYETEVFSTDFSNVSIAQQEINSHVEKQTKGKVVGIIQDLKSDTIMVLVNYIHFKAQWASPFDPSKTEEGSSFLVDKTTMVQVPMMHQMEQYYHLVDAELNCTVLQMDYSKNALALFVLPKEGQMEWVEGAMSSKTLKKWNRLLNKGWIDLFVPKFSISATYDLGAILLKMGIQDAFADDADFPALTGDKGLKLSKARYPRAQISQELKSGKIPHLDSPPLAGPAATLCDPQPKGFYFPGSP
- the LOC140843007 gene encoding thyroxine-binding globulin isoform X1: MERFCFLRDASGFFSTCYYLPSKMPLFLYVALLLLGLHCAPPNSSEGKVTTCHSPQQNGTLYTMSSINADFAFNLYRRFTVETPDRNIFLSPVSISAALAMLSLGARSSTQTQILESLGFNLTDTPVTEIEQGFQHLICSLNFPKEELELQMGNALFIGKQLKPLAKFLNDVNSLYETEVFSTDFSNVSIAQQEINSHVEKQTKGKVVGIIQDLKSDTIMVLVNYIHFKAQWASPFDPSKTEEGSSFLVDKTTMVQVPMMHQMEQYYHLVDAELNCTVLQMDYSKNALALFVLPKEGQMEWVEGAMSSKTLKKWNRLLNKGWIDLFVPKFSISATYDLGAILLKMGIQDAFADDADFPALTGDKGLKLSKAAHKALLHIGEKGTEAVAVPEVRFLDQPEITPLHPIIQFDRSFLLLILEKNTRSILFLGKVVDPTEV
- the LOC140843007 gene encoding thyroxine-binding globulin isoform X6, with translation MERFCFLRDASGFFSTCYYLPSKMPLFLYVALLLLGLHCAPPNSSEGKVTTCHSPQQNGTLYTMSSINADFAFNLYRRFTVETPDRNIFLSPVSISAALAMLSLGARSSTQTQILESLGFNLTDTPVTEIEQGFQHLICSLNFPKEELELQMGNALFIGKQLKPLAKFLNDVNSLYETEVFSTDFSNVSIAQQEINSHVEKQTKGKVVGIIQDLKSDTIMVLVNYIHFKAQWASPFDPSKTEEGSSFLVDKTTMVQVPMMHQMEQYYHLVDAELNCTVLQMDYSKNALALFVLPKEGQMEWVEGAMSSKTLKKWNRLLNKGWIDLFVPKFSISATYDLGAILLKMGIQDAFADDADFPALTGDKGLKLSKV
- the LOC140843007 gene encoding thyroxine-binding globulin isoform X2; its protein translation is MERFCFLRDASGFFSTCYYLPSKMPLFLYVALLLLGLHCAPPNSSEGKVTTCHSPQQNGTLYTMSSINADFAFNLYRRFTVETPDRNIFLSPVSISAALAMLSLGARSSTQTQILESLGFNLTDTPVTEIEQGFQHLICSLNFPKEELELQMGNALFIGKQLKPLAKFLNDVNSLYETEVFSTDFSNVSIAQQEINSHVEKQTKGKVVGIIQDLKSDTIMVLVNYIHFKAQWASPFDPSKTEEGSSFLVDKTTMVQVPMMHQMEQYYHLVDAELNCTVLQMDYSKNALALFVLPKEGQMEWVEGAMSSKTLKKWNRLLNKGWIDLFVPKFSISATYDLGAILLKMGIQDAFADDADFPALTGDKGLKLSKAAHSDSLPESIGRKEEEKGLKHQLHSRQQDRGKDEEKATKYKLQHFYKEGCWK
- the LOC140847492 gene encoding uncharacterized protein, which translates into the protein MPPSMSAPEKRAPAPGGKGREGGGKGSDPTPLGVRLSPSKGMEEFEGPTALVAPQELSRALAKAEDEQNPAENRPAELVEQEEWWEVEVDHDEGDDDEDDDEFLDESGDETEDESESEEDDYNEDEEREESQENSREGAEVHEGIQVQETPEVIPDTRECPMVQFRTLFQNVVCAFLRYIHYNGHVQGQPHSSPVVVRHGSQEPEDPGEGPVPWEREEPGEGPAAPQKQEEPGKGARECKCGKEGEEIQEARGEEEHHDEGPEEGRKKDLDPAEGQTRGTQDS
- the LOC140843007 gene encoding thyroxine-binding globulin isoform X4, with product MERFCFLRDASGFFSTCYYLPSKMPLFLYVALLLLGLHCAPPNSSEGKVTTCHSPQQNGTLYTMSSINADFAFNLYRRFTVETPDRNIFLSPVSISAALAMLSLGARSSTQTQILESLGFNLTDTPVTEIEQGFQHLICSLNFPKEELELQMGNALFIGKQLKPLAKFLNDVNSLYETEVFSTDFSNVSIAQQEINSHVEKQTKGKVVGIIQDLKSDTIMVLVNYIHFKAQWASPFDPSKTEEGSSFLVDKTTMVQVPMMHQMEQYYHLVDAELNCTVLQMDYSKNALALFVLPKEGQMEWVEGAMSSKTLKKWNRLLNKGWIDLFVPKFSISATYDLGAILLKMGIQDAFADDADFPALTGDKGLKLSKARYPRAQISQELKCKIPHLDSPPLAGPAATLCDPQPKGFYFPGSP